In Mytilus edulis chromosome 3, xbMytEdul2.2, whole genome shotgun sequence, the genomic window tgaagatgacaactgacttttttttaatacaaatgaataggtcaagagtCAAGAGTGCctaaatgatctacagtatccaatgactactggctgggttttttttttgtacaaataaataggtcaagactacctgaatgatctacagtatccaatgactactgtctgggttttttttgtacagATAAATAGGTCAAGAATATTGGAATGATATACAATATCCAATGATatctagctgttcttttgtactaataaataggtcaagactattAATATGATCTACAatattgtaatgattttataggGTTATGTGTATGTGTTATATTACCTAAGTATAACAATCCTAGGCTTGAGTCATTTGTCATCTATAAGGTCGCTCATCTATGTTGGGACGTCCGATCTGGATAACAACTAGGATAATGACTGTCAAATATAACATGGGGAATCCCGGAATTCCTTAATATGACGTGGTAGTTGTCCGAATGTACATTGGTAATAGTAAGACCAGTTATATGTAGTTCCGAGTATACCATATTCATAACATTCCTCCCTCTTTCATAGAAATGGACCTCTTCTAGAATAAAGTCATGGCACCTTCTTTTATATCTCAACACTAAATTGTATAAACTGTTTGATGTTTAAATGCGAAAAAGACATCCTTAATTTGAAATCCTTGGAATACACTAGTCCGTAAAGTTGTAGTTGATACACATATGGTTGATACATGCAGATAGATTCTCCATTGTTATACAGTATAAAACTATAATCATATAAGTTATGAAAAACAGCTATCCTTTTCCTTCTGTacacaaatatataaaacaatctcTATATACGATTATGACGATAATGAGATATATTGTATCGTAAAGGTTTATTTTAAAACGTCATATACAATAATATTGATAACATAGCTTTAGTTTCAACACGACATCTTGTGATTGCTGAACAAGTTCGTCTATTCAGAGGATAGCCAATTTGGAAGTAGAATTATCCAAAGATACAATATGCATGTCTCTTAAAACGCCAATGCTAAATATGAAATGAATATCATTTCCACTTCCTCCCTCTTCCATAAAAACAATGATTCTATTCTAAAAGCATTAGTTGCGTACGCTCATATGAATGCAACTACAATTTATTTGGGGTAAAATAGTTCACTTCGTTGTTGTAAAGATCCTACCAGTAGAAATCTTGGAAGAAAGGATATTTCTGGTATAAGAAAGAGACATATAAAtgtttaatatgaataaaatgatgCCGACATACACCTAAAGTAAAGCTGAAATTATTGTAGTTTTTATGCAGAAACATCagtttaaaatgaataaatggaTGGATTGTCTTTTGCTCATTTATGTCCAGTGGCGAATATCTAAAGACATGAATTTcttaaaattattatatacatttcgaatataaattcaaaaaactTATACACTAGTATTCTGAACCAACACttgtacataattatatacatggcAGTAACTATAGCattcaatataaatgtaattctgatataaataattcagtaactatatacatttgttttcaatcaaataaaaacataaacacaCAACTCAAGAAACTAGTTTTTGCATGGCAACAATATCTCCATCTTCGGTTGCAGAAATATCAAATGGTTTGTCCCTGACCAAACTTTCAGTCTGAACATCATTTCTGTCAAGGTTCAAGTTCCAATCCGATCTCCCCAATGTTTTGCTATGGAATCTTTTAGCTTTAGGTCTCTTCCAtctaagtttcccgtctttaccCCAACTCATCGTCTTTGGTAACATTCTCCTTGCTACGAGTTCGTCCTTTCTTTTTATTGTGCTCATCATATTCCTTTTACTCGTATCACTTTCTTTTTTGTTGGTGATCAACTTGTGCTTTATCTTTTTAATCTGTTGTTCCTTTTTTATTTGCTTGAATTTGGACGTTTTAGTCTTTACGTAAGCTTTCTTTTCTGTATCTTTCAAACTATCTCGACCTATATTGTTGTTCTCGTATGCACTTGTACATCTCTTTGCTTCCTGAAGTTTTTCTGTACgtgttttttcttttaattgtgtTCCTTCAAGGAAACCAGGATCAATATGTTCATCCTCTGCTTTGACTGTATTGCGATGGTTGATGGCTGTCTGTGTAAAATGCATGTTCCATTCATGTTCTTGATCAAAGTGCATTGGAGTTTGTTTATCAACTGATGTTTGTGTACTCTGATCTTTCACCTCCTTTCTTTTTGTAAGACTGGATTCCTTTTCCGATGATAGGTCATCAGTTTGTGTCCATTGTTCCTTCTTCAGAACTTGTCTTTTGACGCAGTTATTCAGAGTATCTTCAAAATTGTTTCCCTCTTTATTACTATCTCTTTCCCTATCTTCTCCATCATGCTTACGGGTCATCCAGTAACGATATTGTTTATCCTTGAGTTCAAGAGTCAACAGGTTATTTTGGCAGTATACAGCATTTGGAGTAAGGCGGTCAATGGTGTTACCAAGCAATTCTAGTTCTGATTGACTTAACTGATTTTGGTATGAATTTAACTTGATAAAATGTTTCAAGTCTTTATTTCCTCCTTCCTCGTGTTTGGGTTGAGATTGCATGACCTGGTCGTATTTCAGTATACACTGTGAATCTTCATTGGTATTTATGTTTTCTTCTAAAATATGTTCCTTTCTGTTTGTTGACCTCTTTTTATCTAAGTCATTATTGTCTTTTACCATTGCTTGAACAAGTAGATGGAGTTTGTGTCGAGTTATTAACCTCGATGTTTCTTTGCATGATTTAGCTGCACTGACTTTACTTTTACTTAATTTGTTATCACAATCATGATTTTGTTCGTTGAAACAGTGGGAATTAGTAAGTTTTTTCTGTCCCTTTTCCTCGGTTTCACATATTGCATCTGACTTGTAGTTAGAACTGGGACTTTCCTCTGTCTGTATGTTATCATCATCATTTTCATCTAAACAATCTGTTTCGTACTTAGGAGTGGAACTTTCCTCTCTGTGCACTTTATCATCATCTTCACTTAACCAACACGCTTCGTAATTGGGATTGGGACTTTCAACTGTGTAAACTGCATCTTCCTTCATAACATTGGAATGGCATGGTGTTGCATGGTGTTCTATTACTGGGTCTGATACTTTCTCGATTGTCTTTCCTTGATGCGCCGTTTGCTCTGTTCCTTGTCCTATCATAACGGGACTATGGACTTCCGTCTTTTCTATCAAATTGGTATGAGCTCCTTTCTTTTCCATTGCTCCATTCCATTCCACTTCGCTCGAATATTTATATGAGGTATAACATTCTGGTTCATCGTTTTTAATTGTTCTAGTTATCTCTTTGGAATCAACAATTTCATCTGTTTCTTGTCTTCTTACAATAGGATCATGGTCTCCGGTCTTTTCAATCTTGAAATTAATATCATCTATTCTATTTGTCATTTTTGGTTCCCATAAACTTTTCAGTTTTAAATACTAGTATCTCTTAGATGTTACTTTACTTAATGTACAGAGGTAACGTTTTGCCTCGTACACTGAACCTTCGGCGACAGCTTGCACTAGTTCTTTCCCTTCTTCCTCACAACAAGCATTAGTGAGGTATTTTATAATAAGATGTTCTTTTACAATCTCCGATTCATTTTGGAATGCCCCTTCTACCAACTCTTCAATCCTGTCTGTAAATTCGTCCAATAACTCATCTGGATATGGGAAGATATTCTCTAGAGTTTCCAAAATAAGTAATGGATGCCCAACTGAGTCAAATCGGTCGTTAAATAGTTTGCACAGTGTTTCGTAGTCTGTCTGTATCGTGTATGACCGGTTCTTATAGAATTTCAGTGCTTTTCCAGTAATTCTCGATACCAATGCTTGTAATTTTTGTTCACTTTTCCACCCTTTCTCAAAAGCTGTAGACTCAATATCGGCTTTCAGCAGAGACCATTCGAGTGGCACTGTTCCGTCAAAATTACTTGAGTTACTCATATTTTGAGTTGAGGTGTGATTTACTAGAATATAAAATACTATTTAAACACAGGCATGAAATTGTAAACAATGACGTATGTATACACAATTCACAACAAATAGTAGTACAGTACAAGTTTTATTATCAACACATTCTTTAATGAGTGAACACTTTTCAGACGGTAAAACCGACAagacaattaaacaaaatgaaaaaaaaaaaattgataacaactaTGACATTAGAAGATCTGACGCACACAGTTGTatcaataatttatgaaaaacaaaagaaaaacatataaatgatatcTGACATCAGAAGATCTGACGCTCAACGGAATATcaatgaatgaaaaaagaaatgtgttgatttgtatcaatataaataaacaaaacctgAAATAAACCAAATAGATAATCAAAAAATATCCACTAGTAGTTTGTTTATCAGGTTATTTTGTCTTATTCTCAAGGTGTAtgcaaatctgtgtattttttaaatgtgttacaAAAAGGGGGATGGGAATTTTATCACACGGAAAGTCTGATAAtcacaatataaatatgaaacaaatatatcACTCGCGCAAATATCAATAGTACTGATAAATCAGCGCGCCATGAAATAATACAATCGCGGGAGAGAAGATGCAAAGATTTTCCTCTcgcgaaaacaaagaaaaaatatgaaaatatggcgCGAATGGATGTCACCGATTAACAGTGTAAATCAGTGGATTCGTGCCGACTTCTGACACCactgtaatgattttatagggTTATGTGTATGTGTTATATTACCCAAGTATAACAATCCTAGGCTTGAGTCATTTGTCATCTATAAGGTCGCTCATCTATGTTGGGACGTCCGATCTGGATAACAACTAGGATAATGACTGTCAAATATAACATGGGGAATCCCGGAATTCCTTAATATGACGTGGTAGTTGTCCGAATGTACATTGGTAATAGTAAGACCAGTTATATGTAGTTCCGAGTATACCATAttcataacaatatcaatgattactggctgttcttttgtacgtacattttttttcttgcaattacatttttctaaatcaagaatACAGACAACTAGTATCCTTTCAACCCGAATGATTATGAAGAGCCTGTTGTAATAAGCTCTTATACCCCACTACCCCTATAtcatatgacttcgcattcttattcaatttttaacgttttatactgatattttaattttttttaattttgaatgcaaagtgtggcacattgatagtaaaaaaaaattatcagaacagtaaaaagaaatagtaaataatgctccTGAGGTCATATGTTATGGGACTAATTACCCACATACTCATTAAATAAGTTACTAGTGACATACACTAATTTAATTATTTCTGTtatgtaaactggttcccggttgattactacacaaaaataataatacaagCAAATTCCAGTTTATATGtgaaatagtaaatacgaaaccaagcgcgatAGACGGAGAAATGTAATGGAAAGTAAATACGAACCAAGCGCGATAGacagagaaatgtaatggaagTTTAGATCACTAGTATCGGAAACATGCCGCTGAAAGCGTCAATTTTCCAaaaatgtgaatcttgtcgttaaatttaaACTAACGTAACTTCAATAATGCCATTGAAATTTTAATCGTGAAAGTcgtgttaaaaaaaatcctacggaaatgtgtgtactcgtggtttatGTAAGTAACatatcggacgtaagtgtatttgacactatttttctctgtttgattatatttgaagaaaaatatacttgttttagaaaagaatgctgttttactcgataaaacaaagactcttttaTCTGATATTGTGGAAATGAAATACttgctccctttacgttcgttcgtacctttcgtcaaatTTTAAGAAAGCTCTTTTACGAATAGCTTGACTTTTACTATGTCAGTGTCTCAACGCATTTATGACAAGTGTTCGCAGTCTTTGAAcaacggtttactactgttgcctttcgaTCATTGTATACCAGTTTAAACTCATCCAAGATTTCACTCATAATTTGAAGACCAGACACACTGAAAGAAATTATCTTCGAATCTACCCTAAAGTTTGTCATCATGTGAAAATAGTCAATATTGATCATTTAGTTACTGTCCTATTACTTGACCTTCAAGAACCGTATGATGATAGAAGTACTTGGGTGTATCCCACAAAAACCAATGGCGTTACAGAAggtaatttcaacaaaaatattcagACTTCCGAAAGAAGTTTGTACACGAAGCCTacataaatttaagaaaatttaatTAGCTTTATTCTAATTAATTGAGGTTACTTTTTAGAAGCctcggtttaatctatataaaaacgagaaaaatGTACATAAAAGTATCAGAAACAATCAAGGGGAACGTTCATATcacaaaaattatataatttcagTACAACATTATAGaaagaaaagtaacaaaaataccgaactccgaggaaaactcaaaacggaaagtccctaatcagatggcaaattcaaaagttcaacaaATGGATTACAAGTGTAATATTCCTTACTTGAAAcagacattttctgatgtagaaaattcatgattgaacctggttttatagctagctaaacctctcacttgcaagacagtcgcataaaattccattattttgaaaacaatgtgTTTTAACAACCTTgtaataaacagctgtgccatgagcgcatgatacgcccgacgtcttttgtggaagttttatgcaataatcatcaatagtttctgagaaagttttaagcaataaccatttattgtttttgagacaaggcgcgacatgtaaaaaaaaaaacatctccttttttacaaaatactcaataactcaaaaataaaattttgagtcatcaccaaaaagtatacatatctttaaataaatataacaaagaagtgtgtaaagttttaagcaataatcataaattgtttttgagatacggcacgacatgtaaaaaaaccctcccccttttttacaaaatactcaaaaacttaaaaatgaaattttgaatcaacaccaaaaagtatacagatctttagattaatataacaaagaagtgtgtaaagttttaagcaataatcataaatcgtttttgagatacagtgcgacatgtaaaatacccctcccccttttttacaaaatactcaaaaactcaaaaatgaaattttgaatcatcaccaaaaagtatacagatattaagagtaatataactaagaagtgtgtaaagttttaagcaataatcaagaatcgtttttgagatacggtatcttattttcaccaaaaagtatacagatcatttgaccattataagaaacaactatattaagtttcatgaaatttggataagttgttctcaagttacggtgcgataTGTTTACGCCGGGCAGACAGACGGacaccagacatttgtataccataatacgtcccgtcaaaattttgactggCGTATAAAAAAGAGACAGTCTGGCCAGTCTAAAAATACTAAAATACTTTGAAGCTTTGACAAACCAGCAGGCAAAAAGTTTGTTTCTGAATTGAGCCACCTTAGAAAAATAGAGGCAGAAGATACTAAAGGGATATGCGAACGGTTCTGATGATAAgttaaactgacaaagccatggctaaatcAAACCCCGAGAAAAGGACACATATGAACAGAATATAACACAGAAACTGAAATCTGAGCAACATAAAACCCACCAAAAAAACGGTGATTGATCTTAGTCACTCATAATGGGTAAACAGAACCTGCTCCAAAGGCGATATACGTCGTGTTGCTATTGTAGGTACCACTTTTGTGATGTCACACTTCCATCCGAGGATGGGATTATGGTAGCaacatgatttccttgatagatggttgctgcttACAAAAAATTTATTAACTAAGAGTTATAACGTTGAAATCATCGTTTGtaagctttgtacttgtttggctttataaatattttgatatgagcgtcactgatgagtcttatgaagacgaaatgcgcgtctggcatactaaattataatccaggtacctttgataactattttgtaaATTTACGGACACCATCAAATGTTGGTTGACCTTGATAGAAaatccatttcacagatgatagcgaatatgttttatatatcgCAAATATAATCCTTTACCCCGAATATGCCATCCGGATTAGACTTATTACCGGCTTgtactaacatgtttaaaccaccgggtgccacatgtgtagcagTTGTGTTTGATGACTGGCGTTTTAAtcggtatttttcttttttagccatggtgttgtcactttattttcaacttttgaaTTTATCACCCTCTTTTTGCACAAAAACATCGTCATCATCAACTATTCCGGTAAACCATCTCTTGGTATCGTCCACTTTTCGTAAGACTTCGCTAGTTGGAACcttttgtttaatagcttcctaaATAGCAGCAACCATTTATCAAAGAAATCGTGAAATAAAGTAGCAACTGACAAATAAATGACTGCATTGACGAGAATGCAGCACTGATTTAACTATTCTGACACAAGATTCGCCAGACAATCCAAGAAAAGGCTCTCCATTATGGTGCAAGTAAATTCAAATAACACTGTTGTCATAGAAGGATTGGGTGAAACCATCATAACTCAAGCCatgaagaaagataaaaaatctGGATACATCACAAATTTACACACTTTAAAAAAGGCAGGTGGAACTGATAAAACGTGCAAATTGTATGAGGGAGGCAATGTTATGatgataaataatataaatatattttatatagactTGTTGattctattgtttatttttcaccCTCAATATCTTAAGAAATTGACCCAGACAGTAACAGTAAGTTACAAAAATATTGGTTGGTGCAATTGAATTCCATTGCATATATAGCCCTTTATACTAGTTCTACACTAGTAGAATTATATGATTAATACTAGAAACAGACCCATTCGCTCCTTCTGCACCCTTATTCAAACATTTTaactggatgacagttgaacagagaataaaatatcataagttagtgatgacatttaagtgcattaaaaatgatgccccatcatatcttactaacaagtttcattatgtttctgacagaaatccataccccttgagaaatgctgttcaaggaaacctcatactccctaaaccaaaaacagaattgttcaaaaaatcttttatgtattctggaccattcttgtggaataatttgccaataccgttaagaaatattacaaatgttaattctttcaaatacaaaataacagatcatttattgaaatcaacctagctatatcaataatattaaaaactgatcatgtcatcatgtttatttttttcatcacattttatcaagttgtattgaacattattatcatacttgactctttatactaatgtatgcaatgtatatgtttgcattttgtttgatttctcatgatgagggcctcagggaagattagttatatagctaactgtgtaaccctcttaaaataaagtattgttgttgttgttgttgttgttatgaaGCATCAGTCAGAGTTGGGGTTGTGACAGAAACAAGGAAACAATTATGATTGGTACTATAAAAAATCGGTGATATTTTTTTAGTCAGGTTAAAAAGCTGTTTACAAGTAAGACATTTGTATACTGCACTCAGTCATTTGAAGACTTGTCAGACTTTATTCCTTGCTATATTTAACCACAGGAAATAAAGAGCAATACAAGTGTAAAGAATATATTGAATACATAGCAAAATATGATATTGATCATTTTGCATTGCCTGGCCTATCAAATGCGGTTTTCAGCCACATGTAGTGGTGGGGTTGCAAATTACATTCTCTCTCTATTTAACATGGATGGagtcctttatttttttattccttaGCTTGTCAggcaattttcttttcttttttcagcaCCCTACTAGTGTCTACTTGTAATTTTTTGGTAtacttttctcttttctttatgttttttaCCTTTATTCTGCATTTTTTACTCATAATCACCATTCTGTAAACCCATTTGAGACCATAGTTCAAAAGAGTCAAACAGCCTGAACCCTGAGCTTATGAAAACTGGTCAAAGTGTACAACAAACCAAGCAACTCATTAAGTCAACAAAATGATGCCTTTAACATTGTGAGACTTGTTTGATGTATATATTTCAGGTTTTGATAATATTACAGATTTGTCAGATTACCAATTTCTACATAGATGAACAGACATGGCAGTGTGAATAATCAGAAGCAGGGGAAAGCTTTTATTCATATATGgttattttaacaatttataaatatatatatattatatatgatatgatatgaGTTACAGATGAActataaattgttcattttaaatCTAATACGAATCTTTGCAATTTCAACCTTTATTTGCAGCTATTTCTTATCAAAGCAGTTGTTTGATatctatggattcatttatttctgaTGATTGaggaaaatttgaatttttgtgcATATTAGTATGTTATTTTGTGGATTTGAAAAGTTTTAATCACAACTGACattcaatttataattatgaccatatctgtgatatttcatgtcaacacagaagtattgactactgggctagtgatttCATTATCTAGTGTTTAACATTAGCAGATTACAATTTTACTAGAAATGCTGAAAGACAtgtaatttgaataaatttatttttgaaaaggcATTTATGCATTTTTTGCTTTTAGGGCAAAAGAGCAGTCTGTCCTTTTATTTTGGGCCAACAGGAGCactatcattattatatttttctatatggCAGAGGAACGAATATCCATAAAAAAAAGGCTTCTATTAGCATAGTTTAGAATGTAAGAAAGAAAGTTAGTTTTCTTTCagcaataaataaatcaaagctTTGCTTCCACGCACACTGTATGCTACAGCATTCATTTATTGTGTTTACACTCAAGAATTTCTCTCATACAAATGATGGTACACTTTTGCAAAACTAATGAATACtcattttgccaaaaaaatttGTATCTGAAATCCTGTAATCTTCCACACTGATATATCTTCTCAATATCCTGCTATGAATGAATGACGGATCTCTTTGCTGGCAAGATGTAGATCAGTTTATAGGAAGCACCAAAGTCATTAACATGGTTTGCTGGACTACTTCATTTGGTATGGTTACTGATGTCAACTTTTGTCTTGTGCTattaaaagaatatttataatttattttataaggTATTAATTTTATCAAAGTATTTTATGATGTCTTCACTGTTTTAAATTCTATATATgccaaaaaaatacaataaactcTATAGACTTTGGTTACAAGATAACCACAAGACTAAAAtgttaataaatacaaatatgatgttgAAATGTACAAACATTTGAAAAGTTGTATAAAACAGTGTACACTTGTGTATTGAAGTTATCTACATTTGTATTTGATACCATTTTGttcccaaaaagaaaaaaaaatacattagcTGAGAATGACAgtgaatgtgtccatagtaaatgGATGTCCCAAACACACTTTCATTTTCTggtcagtggaccatgaaattgtggTCGAAAATTTGtcctttaaattaaaaagatcatatcataaggaaaatGTATACTAAgcttaaagttgattggacttcaaattcatcaaaaaataccttgaccaactTATACTCACTGTAATAACAAATGATTTTCAAAACTGTGTTTTCTTAAGTAGTCGGACACATGTTCAGGGAATAAACATATTATTAATCTGATAACACTTTTACCTTGACGTAAAAGATTTTGTCTTGCTTTGATAAATGCCATAATATCAGCATCAGCCTTGGCATCTCCTGTCATTGGTAAATTTCCTGAATCTGACCTACAACAGAAAAAGTTCAATTACAAAGCATAAGAAATCTGGTATTTACTGGTAATTAGTGTTTTGTGTAGCCATATCAAATTGGGCAAgagaaatttgtttaaaaagatataaGCAAAGAGTCTTATTTACTCAATTCAATACCTTGATTTTGGAAGTCCTGGTGGTCTTCTCTGTCCAGTATCATATTGTTTTCTGTTATCAGTGTCTACTGTATCATACTGCTTTCTACTATTGGACTCGTAAGGGCTTCTCTGAGATGGATCAAACTGTTTTCTGCCATCCATACTGAAT contains:
- the LOC139515121 gene encoding repetitive organellar protein-like, coding for MTNRIDDINFKIEKTGDHDPIVRRQETDEIVDSKEITRTIKNDEPECYTSYKYSSEVEWNGAMEKKGAHTNLIEKTEVHSPVMIGQGTEQTAHQGKTIEKVSDPVIEHHATPCHSNVMKEDAVYTVESPNPNYEACWLSEDDDKVHREESSTPKYETDCLDENDDDNIQTEESPSSNYKSDAICETEEKGQKKLTNSHCFNEQNHDCDNKLSKSKVSAAKSCKETSRLITRHKLHLLVQAMVKDNNDLDKKRSTNRKEHILEENINTNEDSQCILKYDQVMQSQPKHEEGGNKDLKHFIKLNSYQNQLSQSELELLGNTIDRLTPNAVYCQNNLLTLELKDKQYRYWMTRKHDGEDRERDSNKEGNNFEDTLNNCVKRQVLKKEQWTQTDDLSSEKESSLTKRKEVKDQSTQTSVDKQTPMHFDQEHEWNMHFTQTAINHRNTVKAEDEHIDPGFLEGTQLKEKTRTEKLQEAKRCTSAYENNNIGRDSLKDTEKKAYVKTKTSKFKQIKKEQQIKKIKHKLITNKKESDTSKRNMMSTIKRKDELVARRMLPKTMSWGKDGKLRWKRPKAKRFHSKTLGRSDWNLNLDRNDVQTESLVRDKPFDISATEDGDIVAMQKLVS